The following nucleotide sequence is from Microbacterium arborescens.
GGAACCCGAGCGACTGCATGAACTGCACGGCACGCGGGACGTCGGGCGTCACCTGGTTGAAGTGATCCAGACGAACGAGCTCGCCCGGTGTGTGCAGGTCGTAGCGCCAGGAGAGGCGCTCGACGTGCTCGGTCTGGAAGAAGAACTCGTACGGGAAGCCGAGGGGGTCCTCGACGCGCACCGCGTCGCCGATACCCCGGACGAAGCCGTCCGGCCGCCGTTCGACCCGGCAGCCGAGCTCGGTGTAGAACGCGACGGCGCGGTCGAGGTCTTCGGCTGATCGCACCCGGTACGAGAACGCTGCGACGGCGGCCACCGGCCCCTGACGCAGGATGAGGTTGTGGTGGATGAACTCCTCGGTCGAGCGGAGGTAGATCGCCGCGTCGTCCTCCTCGGTGACGTACAGGCCGAGTACGTCGACGTAGAACTCGCGTGAGGCGGCGAGGTCGGTGACGACGAGCTCCATGTAGGCGCAGCGGAGGATGTCGGGCGCCGGTGCGGCCGGCGTGGGGATCGGGTCGTCGCAGGCGATCGGCGCCTCCGGGCTGACGAAGTATCCCGACGATGTGCGGGTCATCTGTTCGCGGTGGGTCATGACAGCGTCCTTGCTCTCGATGCGGGTGCGGCCGGCGGTTCCGGGCGGCGGCTCAGCTTCTGCCGAAGGTCGGGTTGTGGACCGCGCCGAGGGTGATGTGCACCGCCTGCTGGTTCGTGTAGAAGTCGATCGACCGGTAGCCGCCCTCGTGGCCGAGGCCCGACGCCTTGACACCGCCGAACGGGGTGCGGAGGTCGCGCACGTTGTTGGAGTTGAGCCACACCATCCCCGCCTCCACGGCCTGCGAGAAGGTGTGCGCCCGCTTCAGGTCGTTGGTCCACACGTAGGCGGCCAGCCCGTACTTCGTGTCGTTGGCGAGGGCGAGGGCCTCCGCGTCCGTGTCGAACGGGGTGATCGCGACGACCGGGCCGAAGATCTCCTCCTGGAAGATCCGCGCGGTGGAAGCCACGTCGGCGAACACCGTCGGGGCGACGAACGTGCCGCTCTCGAACCCCTCGGGGCGGCCGCCGCCGGCGACGAGACGGCCCTCGCTCTTTCCGAGCTCGACATACGACATGACCTTGGCGAAGTGCTCGGGGTGCACGAGCGCGCCCACTTCGGTCGCCGGATCATGGGGATAGCCGACTCTGACTCGCTTCGCCTGAGCGGCGTAGCGCTCGACGAACTCGTCGTATACCGAGCGCTCGACCAGGATGCGGCTGCCGGCCGTGCAGCGCTCGCCGTTGAGCGAGAAGACCCCGAAGATCGTGGCGTCGATCGCGGCGTCGAGGTCGGCGTCGGCGAAGACGATCGCCGGACTCTTGCCGCCCAGCTCCATCGACAGGCCCTTCAGGTGCGGGGCCGCGTTGGCGAAGATCAGCTGCCCCGTCGAGCTCTCGCCGGTGAAGGAGATGAGGGGCACGTCGGGGTGCTTCACGAGGGCGTCGCCCGCGTCTTCGCCGAGGCCGTTGACGAGGTTGAACACTCCGGGCGGCAGTCCCGCCTCCTCGAAGATGCCCGCCCACAGCGACGCGGACAGGGGAGTGAACTCGGCGGGCTTCAGAACGACCGTGTTGCCGGTGGCGAGCGCGGGGGCGAGCTTCCACGACTCGAGCATGAACGGCGTGTTCCACGGCGTGATGAGTCCGGCGACGCCGATCGGCTTGCGGTTGACGTAGTTGATCTGACGCCCGGGCACCTTGTAGGTGTCGTCGGCCTGAGCGACGATCAGGTCGGCGAAGAAGCGGAAGTTCTCGGCCGCGCGCCGGGCCTGCCCGAGCGCCTGGGTGATGGGGAGCCCGGAGTCGAACGACTCGAGCTCGGCGAGGCGGGCGTCGCGCGACTCGACGAGGTCGGCGATGCGGTGCAGCACGCGCGAGCGCTCGCGCGGCAGCATCCGCGGCCACGGGCCATCGGCGAATGCGCGCCGGGCTGCTGCGACGGCCGCGTCGACGTCGGCCTTCTTGCCGGCGGCCGCCTGCAGGTACACGCGCCCGGTGACGGGGTCGAGCACGTCGAAGGTGCCGCCGTCGACCGAGTCGACGAGCGACCCGTCGATGTAGTGGCGGATGGCGCCGGGCAGGTCCGCGGGCGTGTGGGGGGCGGTGAGCGTCGTGTCGGTCATCTCGTGCGTCCTTGCAACGGGGGCGGTCAGAAATTGGGCAGGCCGAGCGCCTGATCGGGGTGCTCGTGGGTCATATAGGCGTCGAGAGTCGCGGAGCGGTGGCGTCGTGCGGCGTGCTCGATCTCCGTCAGCGGTGCTCCGCGTTCGATGAGCGCGACGATGTGCTCGTGCTCGCGCACCGACTCCTGCGCGCGGCCCGGAACGAAGCTGAAGGTCGAATCGCGCAGGTGGCCGAGCCGCGCCCACTCGGTCTGCACGAGCTCGAGCATCCGCGGGTTCGCGCACCGCTCGAACAGCACGGCGTGGAACTCCTGGTTCAGTCGGGTGAACGACCGCGGGTCGAAGTGGTCGAGCGATTCGGTCATCAGCTCGTTGATCTCGCGCGCGCGTCGGATGTCGTCGACGTCGAGCGCACGCGCGGCGAGCGCCGTCGCCGCGCCTTCGAGGATCGACAGTGCCTGCATGCTGAACCGGTACTGAGAGTCATCGACCATCGCGACGCGGGCGCCGATGTTGCGCTCGAAGGTCACGAGCCCCTCGGCCTCGAGCTGGCGGATCGCTTCGCGCACCGGTACGACGCTCATGTCGAGCTCGCCGGCGATCGTCCCGAGCACCAGCCGGTATCCGGGGGTGAACTCCTGTTCGGCGATGCGCTCGCGGATCCACTGGTACGCGCGTTGCGACTTGCTCTGCGTCTCGGGCAGGGGCGGCGTCGGCGGTGTCATGCCCCGCGCTCGCCGTCGTACCGGGCGCGCCAGGCCGCGTTCATCGGGAACAATCCGTCGACGGATGCGCCCTCCGCGACGCGCGCGGCGATCCAGGCGTCTTCGTCCTCCTGGGCGAGCGCGGCATCGACGACCTCGGCCACGAGAGCGGGCGGGATGACGATCACGCCGTCCGCGTCGCCCACGATGATGTCGCCGGGCTGGACGGTCGCGCCGCCGCAGGCGATGGTGCCGCCCGCCTCCCACGGGACGTGCCTGCGGCCCAGCACGGCCGGGTGCGGTCCCGCCGTGTAGACCGGGAGTCCGATCTCGGCGACGGCGGCGTAGTCGCGCACGCCGCCGTCGGTCACCACGCCGGCGGCTCCCCGGGTCTGGGCGCGGAGGGCGAGGATGTCGCCGAGCGTGCCCGACCCGGTCTCGCCCCGCGCCTCGATGACGATCACCTCGCCGGGCGAGACCGAGTCGAAGGCCTGCTTCTGCGCGTTGAAGCCACCGCCGTGACGGGCGAAGAGGTCGGCGCGGAAGGGCACGAATCGCAACGTGGCGGCGGTTCCGACGAGCGTGCGGCCCGGGTGCATCGGGTGCACACCGTCGATCGAGACGTCATCGAGACCGCGCTTGCGCAGCTGCTGAGAAAGCGCGGCGACGGGGACGCGCTCGAGCTTGGCGCGGAGGTCCGCGGTGAGAACGGATGCCGGTGCCTCGGGCAGCCCGGCCGCGGCGCGCGACCCCCAGGCCTCTTCGCGCTGGACGTCGTCGACCGCGGGCAGCGACCCGAGCGCGGGGTCGAAGCCGGCATCGGAGCGGGCCGCGACGGTGGTGACGAGTCGCCCGGAGGTGGCACCGGTGTCGAGCGCGTCGACCTCGACCTCGACGACGTCGCAGGGGCCGATGACCGACGAACCGGCGGGCGTGCCGGTCAGGATGACGTCGCCGGTCTCGAGGGTCAGATGCTGGGAGAGGTCGGCGACGATCTGCGCCAGGGGGAACAGCATCCCCGCGCTCGTGTCGTCCTGCACGAGCGTGCCGTTGACCCACGTGCGCACGCGGAGGCGCTCGGGGTCGATGCTGCGCGCATCGATGAGGTCGGGGCCGAGGGGAGTGAAGCCGTCGCGGCTCTTGGACCGCAGGTTCGACCCCTTGTCGGCGGCGCGCAGGTCGTAGACGCCGAGGTCGTTGGCGGCGGTCACTGCGGCGACGTGATCCCACGCCTCGGCGAGGCCGACGCGGTGGGTGTCGCGGCCGATGATCAGCGCGATCTCGCCCTCGAAGGCGAGCAGCTCGGTGCCGGTGGGTCGCTCGACCGTGCCGCCGGTGGTGGCGATCGAGCTCACCGCTTTCAGGAAGTACGAGGGGGCGGCGGGCGTGCGCCCGCGCTGGGTCGCCCGGGATGCGTAGCTCAGGTGGACCGCGATGACCTTGCCCGGTCGACCGGAGCTTCCTCGCTCTTGTCTCATATTCGAAATCGTATATGATCATCGCCAGCAGAACAACGCTGCAGACAACGACGTCGACACCTCGGGAGCACGAAGATGAGCACCCCCACATCCACACCCGGCCCGGCCGCGCGAAGCGGCTTCACCCCCACCGGGACGATCGCCACCACCGCCGACCGGCGCCGCGTGGTGTTCGCCACCGTCGTGGGGACCACCGTCGAGTGGTACGACTTCTTCATCTACGCCACGGCGGTCGGGCTGGTGTTCGGCCAGCTCTTCTTCGCGCCGCTGGGCGCCAACAGCGCGCTGATCGGTTTCGCCACCGTCGGCGTGAGCTTCCTGTTCCGCCCCCTCGGAGCTTTTCTCGCGGGGCACCTCGGCGACCGGCTCGGGCGCAAGCTCGTGCTGATGTGGACACTCATCCTGATGGGCGTAGCGACCGCTCTCATCGGCCTGCTGCCGACGTACGAGACGATCGGTCTCGCCGCTCCCGTCATCCTCGTGCTGCTGCGCATCGTCCAGGGCATCTCGGCGGGCGGCGAATGGGGCGGCGCGGTGCTCATGGCCGTCGAGCACGCCCCCAAGACGCGCCGCGGTGCGTTCGGGGCGTCGCCGCAGATCGGCGTGCCGCTCGGGCTGCTCCTCGCATCGGGAGTCATGGCGCTCATGGCCATGATCGCTCCGGGAGACGCGTTCCTCGCATGGGGCTGGCGGGTGCCGTTCCTCCTGAGCGTGGTGCTCATCCTCGTCGGCTGGTACGTGCGTCGCCGCGTCGAGGAGAGCCCCGTGTTCACCGAGCTCGCCGAGCGCCGCGAGAAGGCGCAGATGCCGATCGTGCAGCTGTTCCGCAAGCACGCCGCGCTCGTGATCATCGCCGCGTTCGTCTTCGCGGGCAACAACGCCGTCGGCTACATGACCACCGGCGGATACATCCAGAACTACGCCACGAACCCCGACGGCCCCCTCGCCTTCGACCGCGAGCCGGTGCTGTGGGCGGTGGCCGGCTCGGCGGTCACCTGGCTCATCACGACGCTCATCGCCGGGTTCCTCTCCGACCGGATCGGGCGCCGGACCACCTACATCGCCGGCTGGATCCTCCAGCTCGCGGGCGTGTTCGCCCTCTTCCCGCTCGTGAACACCGGGAGCATCGGTCTCCTCTTCGCCGGGCTGGCGATCCTGACGATCGGCTTGGGCCTGACGTACGGCCCGCAGGCCGCGCTGTACGCCGAGCTCTTCCCGGCATCCATCCGGTTCTCGGGGGTCTCGATCTCATACGCCATCGGCGCCATTCTCGGCGGCGCGTTCGCGCCGACCATCGCCACGGCGCTCGTGCAGGCGACGGGCTCGACGATGTCGGTGACGTGGTACCTGGCCGGGATGACGGTCCTCGGGCTCGTCGCGACGCTGCTCCTGCGCGATCGCAGCGGCATCCCGCTCGACCCCGACCACGAGGCCGAGCAGTCGGTCAGCCCGATCGTCGGCATCGGTCGACGCTGAGCGCGGCGGCGAGGAGGGGGCGCGATGCAGTTCCACCATCACGGCTACGTCTCGGGGGATCCCCGCGTGCAGCCCGCGGCCGGTCGCGGGCTGCACCGCTCGGCTGAGCTGCCCGATGAGACCGACGTCCTGATCGTCGGCTCGGGACCGGCGGGGATGCTGCTGGCGGCGCAGCTGTCGCAGTTCCCCGACGTCGACGTCCGCCTGATCGAGCGCCGGGTCGGGCGACTCGAGCTGGGGCAGGCCGACGGCATCCAGCCGCGCAGCGTCGAGACCTTCCAAGCCTTCGGGTTCGCCGAGCGCATCATGGCCGAGGCCTACAACATCGGCTGGATGAACTTCTGGGCGCCCGACCCTGCCGACCCGGTGCGCATCGTGCGCACCATGCGCACCGAGGACTACGCGCTGCGAATGAGCGAGTTCCCGCACCTGATCGTCAATCAAGCGCGCGTGCTCGACTACTTCGCCGAGGCTGCGGCGCAGGGCCCGGGGCGCGTCGTGCCGGACTACGGCGTCGAGTTCCTCGGGCTGACGGTCGGTGACGAGGGCGACTTCCCCGTCGAGGCGCGCGTCCGTCATCTCACGGGAGAGCGGGCGGGGGAGGAGCGCACGATCCGCGCGAAGTACGTCGCGGGGTGCGACGGTGCGCGCAGCCGCGTGCGCGACGCGATCGGGCGGGTCCACGTCGGTGAGGCATCCGCTCACGCGTGGGGCGTCATGGATGTGCTGGTGAACACCGACTTCCCCGACTGGCGGATCAAGTGCGCGATCAACTCGGCCGCCGGCAACATCCTGCACATCCCGCGGGAGGGCGGTTACCTCAGCCGCATGTACATCGATCTCGGCGCGGTGGCCCCCGACGACGACCACCGTGTGCGGCAGACGCCGATCGACGAGATCATCCGGCGAGCTAACGCGATCCTGCATCCGTACTCGATCGACGTGAAGGAAGTCGCCTGGCACAGCGTCTACGAGGTCGGACACCGTGTCACAGACGGCTTCGACGACGTCCCGGCGGGGGCCGAGCGTGCGCCGCGCGTGTTCCTCACCGGTGATGCCTGCCACACCCACAGCGCGAAAGCCGGTCAGGGGATGAACGTCTCCATGCAGGACGGGTTCAACCTCGGGTGGAAGCTCGGTCATGTCCTGACGGGGTTGGCTGCGCCGTCGCTGCTGTCCACGTACTCAGCGGAGCGGCGCCCCGTCGCGCAGCAGCTCATCGACTTCGACCGGGAGTGGTCGGCCCTCATGGCGCGAAAGCCCGAGGAGATCACTGATCCGCAAGACCTCGCGACGCACTACCTGGCGACGGCCGAGTTCCCCTCGGGCTTCCGAACGCGCTACGCACCGTCGGTGATCGTCGCCGACGGCGCCCACCAGGAGCTCGCTTCGGGCTTCCCGATCGGCATGCGCTTCGCCTCGGTCGAGGTCGCGCGCGTCGCCGACGGCAACGCGGTCCACCTCGGTCACCATGCCCGCGCCGACGGGCGGTGGCGCATCTACGCGTTCGCCGACGCCCCGTTGCCTGGCGCGCCCTCGGCCCTCGACGACTTCGCGCGGTGGCTGGCGTCGCCGGTGTCGCCGGTGTCCGTGCACACCCCCGCGGGCGCCGACGTCGATGCGGTGTTCGACGTCAAGGTCGTGTACCAGCAGCGGTACGACGAGATCGAGCTGCCGCTCGTGCCCGACGTCTTCCGTCCGAGCACGGGCCCGCTCGGCCTGACGGACTGGGAGAAGGTGTTCGCCGCGGCGCCGAGCGCGTGGCACGATTCCGACATCTTCGACGAGCGGGGGCTCTCGCGAGACGGGGTCGTCGTGGTTGTCCGCCCCGACCAGTATGTGGCCGCCGTGCTGCCGCTGACCGCGACGGACGAGCTCGCCCGCTTCTTCGCGGCAGCACTGCTGCCGCGCTAGGAGTTCACGCGCAGGATCTCCTCCTGGTACGGCGCACGGATCTGCGCCGACACCCGCAGGTCGAGCAGGAGGAACGGCCGCTCATCGGCGGGGCGATCGCGCCACCGGGCGAGGGCGTCGAGATCGTCGAGTGCGCGCACGACGACGCCCTCACCGCCGACAGCGCGGCACAGCGCGGCGAAGTCGACCTCGGGGATGAGCATGGGGGCGGGCGCGAGGCCCTGTGCGCCGTAGAGGTGCACCTCGGCGCCGTACGCGCGATCGTTCCACACGACCGCGAGGCCGCGGCCGCCCGCGACCCGCACCGCGGACTCGAGGTCGCTGACGGCCATGAGTCCGCCGCCATCACCGGTCGTCAGCACGATCGTCGCGTCGGGGCGGGCGCGAGCCGCGCCGGGGACGGAGGGGAAGCCGAGTCCGATCGACTGATACGCCGTGCCCACCATCATCATCCGGTCGGGCGACGACACGGGCCAGTACATGTTCGCCCACCCGATGAAGTGTCCGCCGTCCGACACGACGACGCGGTCCTCGGGCAGCAGCTCTCCGATCCGCCGCGCGGCGGACCGGGGGTCGAGGCGCCCATCGGGGGCGAGAGCGTCGCCGGGGTGGTGGTCGCGCAGGTCGGCGATGTCGAGCGATTCGCGCCAGCCGCTCGCGGGAGCACCGATCGCGGTGAGCTCGTCGGCGATCGCCCGGGCGGCGAGGGCCGCGTCGGCGCGCACGTAGAGCCCGACATGCGGATGCGTCGCCGTGGGGGCCGTGTCGATCTGTGCGACGGTCGTCCCGGGTGAGAACAGGGCGCCGAACCGCATCGTGAACTGATTCAGCGACGCGCCCACGACGACCACGACATCGGCTTCGCGGATGAGGTGCATCGCGCCCTCGGCGCCGAAGCCGCCCGTGACTCCGAGGTCGAACTCCGGGCGGGGGAAGAGGCCGCGTCCGAGCGCGGTGGTCGCGGTCACGGCGCCGGTGGCGTCGGCGATGTCTCCGAGTGCTCGTCCCGCTCCCGCGAGCCAGGCGCCCCGGCCGGCCAGGATGAGGGGGCGCTGCGACGTCGCGAGCGCGCGGGCGATCTGTGCGACCGTGCCCGCCGCGAACGGTGTGGTCGGAGCCGGTGCTGCGCTGTGCCGCGGCTCGGGCGTGTCGGTCAGCGGCCCGGCGTCGGCCTTCGCGACGTCGTAGGGGATCGCCAGGACGACGGGGGCGGAGTACGCGAGGGCGTGCTCGATCGCGATGATGGTCGTGGCGGCGGCATCCGTTCGGCCGACCGTGTACGTGCGGACCCCGACCGCCGAGGCGAGGGCGATCTGGTCGACGTCCCACGGGCGCGGTCCCGACGTCGGCGCGTCGCCGACGACCAGTACCAGCGGGGTGCGTGCCTGAGCCGCCTCGGCGAGCGGCGTCAGGGTGTTCGTGAAGCCCGCGCCGTACGTCGCGGTCGCTGCCGCGAGGCCGCCGCCGGCACGGTAGTGGGCATCGGCGGCGACCACGCCGCCGGCTTCATGGCGAAGCGCGGTGAAGGTGACGCGGGGCGAACGCTCGAGTGCATCGAGCAGATGGGCGTTGCCGTTGCCCATCACGCCGAAGACGTGCGATACGTGTCGGGCGAGGACTGCGGAGACATGCGCGGAGACGGAGGGCATGGCGATGCCTTTCGAGACGGGACGGTGATGGAGGCCGTATGTGTCTCACGCGCGGATGCCGCTTCGTGCCCATTTTTCGAGCACCGACGGCAACGCCGCCGCCGGACGTTCCGATTATAGGAACGACCGACGACGGCGTGAAGTGTGCGGTGCGGTGCGGGTCAGGCCGGGACCTTCAGCCGCGGCACTCCGGCGGTCACGGGGCGCAGCTCCCGCTGCGGGGCCTCGGGGATCTCCTGATCGAGAGCCACGATGAGACCGGCGGACGACGTCGCGGCGTTGGCCATGTCGCGGACAGCGGCCGGGTTGAGGACCTCCATGTCGGCGCTTCCGAAGACGAAGCGCAGGGGGATCGACGGCTGCAGCCAGATCGACGAACGACCTCCGTCGCCGGTCCACGACATCATGAAGCTCTCGTTGCGCCGGAGCTTGGTCGCGATGACGACCTTCAGGTGCGCGAGCAGGCGGTCCGGGATCTCGATGCGGGTGTCGGAGTTTCCGTAGTGGAGCTGTCCCATGCTGTCCTCCTGAGATCGTCGATGAGAGAGGAAAGTGTTGGTTCCCTCGTTAAGTATCTAGCCAGACAAGACACTTCCTGTCAATTCTTAGATCTTATGTATCTCACGATCTGTGAAAGACAGAATCTGTCAAGCCGGACTAGTGTTCTAGGATGCTGTTCGTGAGGAGGTGGCAACCCGATGCCTCAGAACGTCGTCCGTCATGAAGGACTTCATCTCTACGCGGACCAACCCCGCGATGAGGTCGGCCGTCGGTTGAGCGATGCCGTGCTGCGCCTGCGGCGCGCCGAGCAGGTGCAGGCGGGTCTCGCCGTGCGGGCGTCCGAGCTGTCGGCGATCGACCTGACGGCGCTGCGGTACCTCGTCCAGGGTCACCGGGACGGCCGCGACCTGGGCCCGAAGGACCTCATCGTCATGCTCGCCACCTCGAGCGCGACCGTGACCAACGTCGTCGAGCGCCTCGCATCGAAGGGCCTGGTCGAACGCGTCCAGCACCCCAGCGACCGCCGCGCGCACTACCTCGTTCCCACGGAGGCGGCGATCGAGCGGGTGGATGCCGCCTTCGCCGCCCATCACCGCGCGATCGTCACCGTCATCGATGAGCTCGACGCCGACCGGGCCGCCATCGCCGCCGAGGTCATGGACCTGCTCGCCGCCGCCCTCGACGACGTCGCCGGACGCAGC
It contains:
- a CDS encoding fumarylacetoacetate hydrolase family protein produces the protein MRQERGSSGRPGKVIAVHLSYASRATQRGRTPAAPSYFLKAVSSIATTGGTVERPTGTELLAFEGEIALIIGRDTHRVGLAEAWDHVAAVTAANDLGVYDLRAADKGSNLRSKSRDGFTPLGPDLIDARSIDPERLRVRTWVNGTLVQDDTSAGMLFPLAQIVADLSQHLTLETGDVILTGTPAGSSVIGPCDVVEVEVDALDTGATSGRLVTTVAARSDAGFDPALGSLPAVDDVQREEAWGSRAAAGLPEAPASVLTADLRAKLERVPVAALSQQLRKRGLDDVSIDGVHPMHPGRTLVGTAATLRFVPFRADLFARHGGGFNAQKQAFDSVSPGEVIVIEARGETGSGTLGDILALRAQTRGAAGVVTDGGVRDYAAVAEIGLPVYTAGPHPAVLGRRHVPWEAGGTIACGGATVQPGDIIVGDADGVIVIPPALVAEVVDAALAQEDEDAWIAARVAEGASVDGLFPMNAAWRARYDGERGA
- the hpaE gene encoding 5-carboxymethyl-2-hydroxymuconate semialdehyde dehydrogenase; this encodes MTDTTLTAPHTPADLPGAIRHYIDGSLVDSVDGGTFDVLDPVTGRVYLQAAAGKKADVDAAVAAARRAFADGPWPRMLPRERSRVLHRIADLVESRDARLAELESFDSGLPITQALGQARRAAENFRFFADLIVAQADDTYKVPGRQINYVNRKPIGVAGLITPWNTPFMLESWKLAPALATGNTVVLKPAEFTPLSASLWAGIFEEAGLPPGVFNLVNGLGEDAGDALVKHPDVPLISFTGESSTGQLIFANAAPHLKGLSMELGGKSPAIVFADADLDAAIDATIFGVFSLNGERCTAGSRILVERSVYDEFVERYAAQAKRVRVGYPHDPATEVGALVHPEHFAKVMSYVELGKSEGRLVAGGGRPEGFESGTFVAPTVFADVASTARIFQEEIFGPVVAITPFDTDAEALALANDTKYGLAAYVWTNDLKRAHTFSQAVEAGMVWLNSNNVRDLRTPFGGVKASGLGHEGGYRSIDFYTNQQAVHITLGAVHNPTFGRS
- a CDS encoding FAD-dependent monooxygenase, with translation MQFHHHGYVSGDPRVQPAAGRGLHRSAELPDETDVLIVGSGPAGMLLAAQLSQFPDVDVRLIERRVGRLELGQADGIQPRSVETFQAFGFAERIMAEAYNIGWMNFWAPDPADPVRIVRTMRTEDYALRMSEFPHLIVNQARVLDYFAEAAAQGPGRVVPDYGVEFLGLTVGDEGDFPVEARVRHLTGERAGEERTIRAKYVAGCDGARSRVRDAIGRVHVGEASAHAWGVMDVLVNTDFPDWRIKCAINSAAGNILHIPREGGYLSRMYIDLGAVAPDDDHRVRQTPIDEIIRRANAILHPYSIDVKEVAWHSVYEVGHRVTDGFDDVPAGAERAPRVFLTGDACHTHSAKAGQGMNVSMQDGFNLGWKLGHVLTGLAAPSLLSTYSAERRPVAQQLIDFDREWSALMARKPEEITDPQDLATHYLATAEFPSGFRTRYAPSVIVADGAHQELASGFPIGMRFASVEVARVADGNAVHLGHHARADGRWRIYAFADAPLPGAPSALDDFARWLASPVSPVSVHTPAGADVDAVFDVKVVYQQRYDEIELPLVPDVFRPSTGPLGLTDWEKVFAAAPSAWHDSDIFDERGLSRDGVVVVVRPDQYVAAVLPLTATDELARFFAAALLPR
- the hpaD gene encoding 3,4-dihydroxyphenylacetate 2,3-dioxygenase — translated: MTHREQMTRTSSGYFVSPEAPIACDDPIPTPAAPAPDILRCAYMELVVTDLAASREFYVDVLGLYVTEEDDAAIYLRSTEEFIHHNLILRQGPVAAVAAFSYRVRSAEDLDRAVAFYTELGCRVERRPDGFVRGIGDAVRVEDPLGFPYEFFFQTEHVERLSWRYDLHTPGELVRLDHFNQVTPDVPRAVQFMQSLGFRVTEDIQDDAGTVYAAWMRRKPTVHDTAMTGGDGPRMHHVAFATHEKHNILAICDKLGALRRSDAIERGPGRHGVSNAFYLYLRDPDGHRVEIYTQDYYTGDPDNPVITWDVHDNQRRDWWGNPVVPSWYTEASLVLDLDGKPQPLRARTDDSEMAVTIGADGFSYTRPGDDGLPEDKQGEYKLGHQL
- a CDS encoding GntR family transcriptional regulator, translated to MTPPTPPLPETQSKSQRAYQWIRERIAEQEFTPGYRLVLGTIAGELDMSVVPVREAIRQLEAEGLVTFERNIGARVAMVDDSQYRFSMQALSILEGAATALAARALDVDDIRRAREINELMTESLDHFDPRSFTRLNQEFHAVLFERCANPRMLELVQTEWARLGHLRDSTFSFVPGRAQESVREHEHIVALIERGAPLTEIEHAARRHRSATLDAYMTHEHPDQALGLPNF
- a CDS encoding MarR family winged helix-turn-helix transcriptional regulator — encoded protein: MPQNVVRHEGLHLYADQPRDEVGRRLSDAVLRLRRAEQVQAGLAVRASELSAIDLTALRYLVQGHRDGRDLGPKDLIVMLATSSATVTNVVERLASKGLVERVQHPSDRRAHYLVPTEAAIERVDAAFAAHHRAIVTVIDELDADRAAIAAEVMDLLAAALDDVAGRSA
- a CDS encoding MFS transporter, whose amino-acid sequence is MSTPTSTPGPAARSGFTPTGTIATTADRRRVVFATVVGTTVEWYDFFIYATAVGLVFGQLFFAPLGANSALIGFATVGVSFLFRPLGAFLAGHLGDRLGRKLVLMWTLILMGVATALIGLLPTYETIGLAAPVILVLLRIVQGISAGGEWGGAVLMAVEHAPKTRRGAFGASPQIGVPLGLLLASGVMALMAMIAPGDAFLAWGWRVPFLLSVVLILVGWYVRRRVEESPVFTELAERREKAQMPIVQLFRKHAALVIIAAFVFAGNNAVGYMTTGGYIQNYATNPDGPLAFDREPVLWAVAGSAVTWLITTLIAGFLSDRIGRRTTYIAGWILQLAGVFALFPLVNTGSIGLLFAGLAILTIGLGLTYGPQAALYAELFPASIRFSGVSISYAIGAILGGAFAPTIATALVQATGSTMSVTWYLAGMTVLGLVATLLLRDRSGIPLDPDHEAEQSVSPIVGIGRR
- a CDS encoding thiamine pyrophosphate-binding protein, with translation MPSVSAHVSAVLARHVSHVFGVMGNGNAHLLDALERSPRVTFTALRHEAGGVVAADAHYRAGGGLAAATATYGAGFTNTLTPLAEAAQARTPLVLVVGDAPTSGPRPWDVDQIALASAVGVRTYTVGRTDAAATTIIAIEHALAYSAPVVLAIPYDVAKADAGPLTDTPEPRHSAAPAPTTPFAAGTVAQIARALATSQRPLILAGRGAWLAGAGRALGDIADATGAVTATTALGRGLFPRPEFDLGVTGGFGAEGAMHLIREADVVVVVGASLNQFTMRFGALFSPGTTVAQIDTAPTATHPHVGLYVRADAALAARAIADELTAIGAPASGWRESLDIADLRDHHPGDALAPDGRLDPRSAARRIGELLPEDRVVVSDGGHFIGWANMYWPVSSPDRMMMVGTAYQSIGLGFPSVPGAARARPDATIVLTTGDGGGLMAVSDLESAVRVAGGRGLAVVWNDRAYGAEVHLYGAQGLAPAPMLIPEVDFAALCRAVGGEGVVVRALDDLDALARWRDRPADERPFLLLDLRVSAQIRAPYQEEILRVNS